Genomic segment of Aquarana catesbeiana isolate 2022-GZ linkage group LG02, ASM4218655v1, whole genome shotgun sequence:
acttccactttaaaacagTTGCATTACATCaattaattcctttattaaaatcatGAATAGGATTTTCCTTTTAAGAAGAAAGTGAGAACCTTTCCATTAGAGTGCTGATGCTGAACTAGGGCAGTAAGGGAATTATGTGTGCATCCCTGCCAATTACAATCCAAGGCTGCTGGAGTGCTCAGGGCAACTTCTGGAATAGTAAAAGAATGAGCAGCTTCAAGCACCCTGAAGCTCTGGTGACCGCTATTCTGCATCACTCTACAAAAGATTAAAACATTtcaggcttaagctggccataaatggagcaATTTTCTCCCTGCCACGGAGCCACTGTGTTCTCTCAGTGGGGGGGGAGCCGTCctcgccaggagaacacagtgattgttgTTAGAggctataatagccactagcaataatcgcatgtaaaatccaacaggctggttgtacccaagttgattgatcaacttgggtacattcagcctgcccatacatggtttaaatctcGATTGgtacctgctgaaccggccgagacagtctatggtcagctttagtttaCATATGCGATAGCCTCTGCCACCTATCTGACACCCTTAATGCCCTTCTgactgcaagtgtaaacaagcccttagaatATGAGCATAAAGGGTTTACGTTCTGTGCTTGTACAAAAGGCAGCATCAAATTCATCACTTTACCAACATCCTGACATTAAAGTGAATGTAAGAGctcgctttttaaaaaaaacaaacatgttatatttacctcctctgtacagttggttttgcacagagcagcccagatcctgctcttctcaggtccctctttgctgctcctagtctctcacctcctttgagtgcccctcagccagcagcttgttacaggttgtcacccaagctgagtcataGCTCCGTGTagccattcagacactgagccccgccctggccccgccccctctctcccctggttggctgactttgattgacaaccgcGTGAGCCAACAgtgccactgctctgtctcagccaatcaagaggagtgtactggatggctgaggggatcgtggatattgctggagagaggaggaggtCGGGTAGGTAATTGCAGGGTGCTGGGGAGGCAGCTACACACAGGTGTTTtaccgtaatgcatagaatgcattaagataaaaaaccttctgcctttacaactcctttaaagctgaAAACCATGACAACCATCCCTGTCCTCTTGGACTTGCCTGCTATAATCTGCCTTTACTTGCAAGCACAGCAGTTGCCGTTCTGCATCTCTACCTATATAACACATTGATTGTGCATGTGCGCGCATGTACACACTAGTGATCTCCATGTGGAGTGGACCCAAAGTTTGGGAGCAAACATTTTTAACCAAAGGAATGTGCAGGCGCTACTATTAGAAAGCTATGCAAACTATCATGGTTGAACAATGACAGATTTTATAACTCAGACACCATTGTGTATCAAAATCAGGCAAGAAAAAGGGGAACCTGTACACATGTAAGCAGTATTAAAGGCTTGAGGAAAATGATAGAAATATAGGGAGTCAAAACAAAACGAGTGTGTCTAGAAAACCAATAGAAGTTAATTTCCCCAAAATTCAGCTTAAGAAGTGACCTCAAAGAATGGCTTCTGAAACTTCCAATTTATATATCCTACAGCAACCTCTACATAGAGCACCTGGCCAGGGTATTAACAGAGATTCACGTCTACTACAACCACACAACTCAAAGAAAAaagtccacacacacacacacacacacaaacagctgAGCTACACCAGAAATCATTACCACTTTCTGCTACAGTAATAtgctttatatttaaaaaaaacacaaattaagatTGCTAATCTAAACCTTGGCACAATACTTGAGCCTATTAGTCTCAACAAGGTGAACTGTCTGGACATGATGGATCTAACCTATGTAGACAGTAAATACTTCTCGGTACAGATATGTTGCAGAAAACCTTATATAGTTTACATCAATTCACATTTAATTTCCATTCCTCACTCATCTCATTTAGCCTTATTAATGAGTAATGAAAAGTAGGTCACCTCCAGCTAACTCTTTATTTACAAGTTGTACTTCAAGATTGAAGATTTGCTCATGGATTTTGCTGTGTGAGAGTTTCAGCTTCTCTCTTCTATTCACCATGTAGCACAGATTCCTAACCtgtgaataggaaaaaaaaataaaaatatgtgaagcctttttttaCCATATGCTCTATATTATCACACAAGAAGTAGCCATTCCACTGTAACAGattcacatatataaatacacactctaAAGTCAGAAGACTGTAACTTGGCCTGCCCATCTGTGGaaagaggtttgaatggaagaatgCTGAGCATGCAAATATGAGGGCAGCTTGTTTTACCAGGGATGCAGCATAATGGTTTTCAGAGAAATAATTATGCTAGATCTGTCCTCAATTTTAAGTCTTGGCTTGTCAACTCAAGAGTTGCGTGGCTTTTTGAGGCCTTCAGGTATAACGaacagcaaaactttttttttattttggataaagtggaaAGGAATGAGTACACTGGTCAgggttttattgctgcctgtgtccccattatggaggattcaccctgtctatttgtacggtttaccattatcattaaaagtgaaaataaaagaaaattccaaattttaggttttccccagaaaagtaagaggggaaatcttccaattgggacacttgatctggtgacctgggggaatcccttaaattgcagggatttactccaacttcctgttttggctatgggacaggaaatgaaggcaaatctccctaaatgaacacagatggcaaaaaaaaaaaaaaaaaaaaaaaccacacaaaaatcTGGCGGGTTATAAAccttccttactctatctaaaaggagaaaaaaaatgtgccTATTGTTCTACttccaacctttgtgtgttttttgGACATGGACACATGCTGGCTTCTTTTATCCTTGTGATCTACCTTAGGAGGTTCAGAATATAATATGCATATTAGCACAATTTAGAAATCTGCCTTCTTGGATAACCTACCTCTTAAAGTGCACTCTTCTCAAGGGACAATAAATTGAGTTCAATCAACATATGCTCCTACAACAGTATTTCCATGTTTGTAATTAGTttagttgtccttctctgcactcaTTTCAATTCCACAACATCCTTTATGTGAACTGGCACCCAAAACTAAAcatgtttaaagggtaactccactttagtgggaaaaaaatagcaaaataataataataatatagcatatacaattgtgacacaagtcatatgaCCTCTCTTTTTCAGCCTGCAAATCTAAGACGCAATGCAATATGGTAGCCTGGAGGGATTCTGTATgaagatggtgtacagaacgtgccccagaaatgtaatttcctgcttgtatgactggcttagcgattttcccagaagtctgcactaacatGCAAACCAAATTTTGAGCATCCCCTAcaacaaatgtaatttttggtgtcaTACGCTGAAAGGGAAATCACACTCAAAGGGATGCAGACTCTGTAGGGTGCAGcaactgataattataaaatcactcccatacagtACAGATTCACTCTGCATatggaataacaaaaggtaggaaacgGCTAGTTTGTTAAATTCTTTGCAATGTActtagatcactcagaggggaatgtttttttatcaacaaaagttGCGTTACTCTTTAAGATGAGCTTTTACTCATGCTTTGGACACTGTCACGATTATGCCCCCCTCTCTGGAGTGTATATCTCTTTTAAACACAAGGAAATCTCTTGCTTGCTTTAGTAACTGCAGCTGAGCATTCCATTCTGCAAAGTAGAACTTTgacctcccattaaaaaaaaagtcaacctAATGCAGCTCGGTGTGTAGGAGCAAAAATGCTGCACTGCTACTGAACGCAGAGCAGAGTAGTCattctcatgtaggctgtgcctgacTGCACTAGAGTGGGATAAAAAAATGTTGCAGGGGCAtagctatcagcattgtcactgttGAATTATAAGCCAGTATCATGTCAATCAACACATGGTCACCCCTTGCCCTGCCCACTGCTTTCAGGATGGGCAGAACCACTGTTGCTGAAATCCTGTGAGCTGCAGTGTTGAAGGGGCATGTGTGACACAAAAGGAGTAGGATTTGGCTCAGTTAGGGAAGGTTGTTGGTTGTTTACTGTAAGAGGTTTGTGCCTCACAAATTAACTGGGTTTGGACTGTCACACAGGAAGCTTTAGCAGTACTTTAATATAATCCAACTCTAGTATAAATCAGAAGAAGAGCTCTGAGGCAGAGTGTAGCCTTGTAAGTGAAATAAAGCGCTCCTAAAGTAAAACACGTAGCTTGTGCTTTAACATGAACATTACAATTCTGCTACATAAGTTGCACCAATGTAATATAATTTTAATAAGCAGACTTATAGTAAATATATTGGTGTGCacaaattttatataaaagttgcaTTGGGGAAAATtacaattgtttttcttttcttttactatttgcaataaaaaaaagtctatCCAAATTAAGGCCCTGTCAgttaaaagataaataaataaaaaaaacacacaacattgtAAAATATTTTAGGGGAAACGTCAAACCTAAAAGATATAACAGGCAGAACCAGACCAGTAAAAAATGCTCTGTGACTTAAATGGCTAAAGATCAACACAAGCCAAAACTTatggaagggaaaggggggtgTTGGATAGAGTGGGTAAGGATTAGAATGTATGTAAGGTCTTAGTCCATCTGCACAATTTTTACTTTACAGAAAGAAATTCAAGGAAGGAAAATCACTTGGACAGGAACACACAGACCGCTATGAAAACCTTGTGGAATTTTTAATCCTTCCCTGCTTTTTAACAATTTTAACTATGAAACAGAATACAAGGTAAAATGTGAAAAGAACACTTTCATAAGCTATTGTTTTAAAAAGAAACCTCATAGCTGTAAAAACTAGACTCACTCTCTCTAAATCTTGTCTAAGGTGCATGAACATCCTCATTCTTGTATGGATGCTGTCCTCCTTGGGTTGTAACAAGCCTTCCTGTTCCTCCTCTTTAGGAGGCACCAGTGGCTTGTTGAAGTTGCTTTTACGTTTCAGCAGCCAAAAAGAGTAAATCAAGTCCACAGTGAGTTTGGGTATTCCTAGTTCAGCTGCCACAGCATCCACGTTTACCATAGTGTAAAATTCTTCTTCTAACTCTTTTAGTTTCTGGGCACGGAGGCTGGTTTTCTCACTCTCACTTTGTCTGTTGTCAATGACTGGTTTGTGAGAATCTTCCTGCTCCCCTTCTGAGCAATGTTTGTTCTTGCTATGCTTCAAGCAGTAGGACTTGAACTTAACTTCGTCTCCTTCATCTAAAATGGTCTTCATGTCCAGAGTGTGTTCGAAGGCGCAAGTGACATGAAATGCTGTTATGCAGCTCTTAACTGAACACTgataaaagaaaacaaacacaactGATGAATTATAATGCAAGTAGCTTACAGGAGCATAAACTAAAGATACATTCACATGAGACAAAAGTGCTTGCGTGTGCTGAacaattaaagtagatgtaaacccacctCTAAAATACCATGTAAGCTTTAACATGTAAATATACTGTAATTTCaaaatttgttttcaattttttttaatgtaaacacaCTGAAATGGTTAGTTAAAACAGTGCATGTTGGACTTGGATCATCCAAAGTTATTTCCGCTATTATCCATTTTAATGAAAAGAGTTTATTTCCAATAGAAATGCCTCAGTGAACATTTATAGACGATATATAAACTTGCAACTTCTACACACCAACTCAGGTATCAGGACTAATCTTTCTCTGGTTACAACAAAAGCTTTTGACTGTAGAGAGAATCTGTGGGTAAATTCACCTAGCTATAATCTGGGGCCAACATTTTTAGCCCGGCTTTAACTTTGTGTGCGCTTTAGAACGCATCTCCAGCCACAgaaactttcatttttatttattttttttcctaaagtgacactaaactagaTCATTCTCCAAAAAAAATActataactaaataaaataaaactaaactaaaataacTATTTATTGGCCTTGTAGTCTAATTGAAATAGTTTCTTGcattgtttttctgcctccttaaaATGTCCTCTCTAAACTGCCAAGCTTTTCCTTTTCCCGTCACATCCATTTGGAACCATCCATACATGTTTGTGTGAACACTGCAAATCTCAAAGTCCCAAGTTTATCTAGGGAGCAGGTAAGAAAGGGAGGTTACAATCTCACATACAATGAGTGGGACAATGGAGAACTAACTAAGCCACCCCGGTTAACCCGGTTTTGTGgttggactttttttcaacctgactatgtaacacaggaagtcggaccacagaagcaaaaaaaataaaaaagttagatTTGGAGGAGACCGAGAGCAATAGAGGATGTCTGAGTTAAAGAAGAGCCTTCACTCCCTTTTTAGTGGCTTTGCCCCTCTGCACCCCctttattaaatagaaaaaaaatattgcacttacgtCGGAAGAGAAGGGTACGTGTTGACGTCACCACACTTTTTGCAACCCGGACGGGCGCTTGTTGTTAGCCGGCCCTTTATCCATGCATatttaaaatatatacttttttctatttaataaagtgagacaatattacactatggctaGTTTTTCTTTGTGGGTCCTCTTCTGAATGGGACGTGAACAGACTCCACAGTGTTTGCTAAGTGTGTGAGACTTAGTGCAGCGATCCATCCTGTGACCAACGCCCCATACAAGCATCTGTGCAAGtacaaggccttggctgggctatagccacatgcctgttttgcttgctatctggtaagcaagtttttcttaaggtggcggaTGAAGGTCTGATTTTATCAGACAAACTTGAATATaattgtttttttcactttaatgcaaacAATGCCATTCTTTTACAACTTCAGGAGCTCTCTAAGCTCCACTAATCAATTTTGATGTAAAGTGAGGGGCTGCACTTCCGCTTCCCACTGCAATGAAGCACCCAGTTCCAGTGTCAGGTCCCCACTCCCCAACCTGTCATGCCATTTACAGAGCATAGCGCAGTGATGACTGTGCTTTGTGAACGGCACAGAAAAGTGAGGAAGGTGGAAGCACATCACCGGAATTGGTTAGAACAATTTGAAAATATGATTCTCGCTAATGGTAATATTCTTGTTTGAATTTTGTCATCTTAGATTTGAATTGCCCATTGTTTTAGTAACCAAGCGCAAAACGCAATATCCTGCAAAAGTCAATTACTGTTTTTTACTGCAGGATATTGCTTTTTGCACATTGTTATTGGCCGATTGGCTGCTATATATTGGTACTTATAATTCCTTTGCATTATGTTATTTCAGCTTTACATGGGgcatacagtttaaaaaaagaattgtacaTCTGGTACATATATGTATGGCAGATAAAATTCATGAATTGTAACTTGAAAGCAGGGTTTACTCTGTGGCACAGCAATTACAGATACAAACACAAACATCTTACTTGTATACATGCTCCAGTCTTCAGTTTACAGAGACTACAGACCAATGCCCAGCGACTGGGAGGGATGTGAGAAACCTTAGTTATTGGCTCCATCCTTTCAGGGCAAGCAATGCTCACCTGTATAAAAGAATGAGTGTTATACCGCAGAGAAGAACTGCAGGCAGTATTAAATAATGCATATAAATTGAATCAAACTGTATCCCAAAACCATTCTGAAAGCGTATTATATAAATTAATATTCCATATTTCTCGACAGGAATTTGTTTTTATGTGTGCAAACAAAAAATTTGCTAAAAAGTAAATGAACTTTAGGTTCACTGTTCCCCCTTGCTGCTGCCATAGAAAAGAACAGACTCCCCAAAAATGCCAAACTGCCTCCTGAAACAGGGTCCCTCCAAGACCTACCAGCAGTTCTCTCAATTTCTTATCAATTGTGCTTTTTTGTTATAACAGAGGACAAGTCCTGTGTCAGGAACAGACACCACTTGGCGTCCCCTTCCTAAACTGCCAATCTGCCCCCTGTGACTCCCACAGAATCTGCCCAAAACTTggtttaaagataaaaaaatgtcaGTGAGGCAGGGGAAATTCAGACTTGTAGGGAACCTACACTATGGGAGTATGGCAGTAGACCTCAGTCTTTCACTTTAAGGTGCATATGAGGAaagaaaaacgttttgtttttatttatttttcttgcaatacttaaataaaaatgctatgaaataaaaaaaagcctaCATTGACATGTCCTCAATTAACAcaaaactgtattatatatatatatatacatacatacacacacacacacacatatatactgtaaaaagaacaaaacaaaacaaaatatatgcCGTGAGATTCCTGACaagcaaaatactgtcaaattttGTCTTTGCACAAAGTAAAGTTCACAAGTAAAATTTGCTTTACAAAAGGATGTCCTCTGTGCTGCCAGAACGCTTTGAAATACCAAAGCATGTGTTTGCGAAGCCCCATTTCACCATAGTAGGTTTTTCTGACAGAATGTAATATGTCTATTCCCCCAATACATAGAATTGGAAAGTTTTCAGTGGGCTGCAGAGGCAATGTAGAGTGTCACTATGAAGGTACAATCTAGTACATAAAAAAAACAAGTATCATCCTTGTTTATTATGCATTggtttcctttaaagtggttgtaaaccctgttacaccacttgtgccTACACTGCAAATCCCAAAGGCCCTAGTTCATCTAGGAGCAAGCAAGAAAGGGAGGTTAGAATCTCACACACagtgaggcttacctgtaggcactgtaaatatctcctaaccctgcacagtttaggagatatttaccatatacgcttgcgccaacgtcatcagcgcatgcgcactgaagaaatggcttgctcgtgccgtttcttcagcagggTGTCGTGAGCGGTAGCTCCCACGCacatgagtgacgtcattgtggctccagtgatgcatactagctcattatgcctttgtcttacagggttttttctttttttcagttttacaaccactttaaatccatcGTAAAAGGCTAAAGGTCTTTTAGCTTAATGCATTTTCTACATTAAAGATGAAAAATCTCACGTACAACTGACCGCCCCCCCCAAATATCTGAGCCCGATctccatccagcgctgtgcccaagacCAGCAGCACTGCTCTTTCTCCCCTCAGATTCagaaacagcagcgggagccactggctgccgctgtcaaagtcagtgagcggGGAGCAAACCCAgacatctgcccccatagcaaagcGACTGCAAAGGGGCAAAAACTGAAGAGGAGGAGCACACAGCgctggaggggggaccccagaagagaaggatcgggcttctctgtgcaaaacaattgcacagagcaggtaagtgaaaCATGCTTGATATTTAAAAacagaacctttacaatcactttaaggagaaaCAAATCATCATTATAAATTTTCTCCTGTTCAAAAGGATTCTTTGCATTTTCATTTATTTGATCAAGTGGCAGCAGAGTGCTGTGCTTTTTAAATTATACAATTTACTGGCAATTCCATTAATTCAAGCTTAAAATATATGCCTCATCAGGCTTTAAACCCAATAAAGTAACCTGTGTTTCAAAAGCTTGCATCGTAAGATTTTTGAGCTTCCCAATAAATGATATTGTATAAACTCCAGATCATCTGATATAACACACACTGGGGTGGGCAATTTCTAAAGCACCCTAATATGAAACAGGTCTAGCTGTCACTAGCAAAGAAGAATGAGCTGTATAACAAACCAGAAGAGAATGGAAAAGTTATTACCTCTGGTATCCATAGAGCACAGCTTACATGTGCCCATTTTGTACCAGTTCTTGTAGCTTTCATTGCTCCACCTCTCTTTGGGCACAAAATACACTGCGGGTGTATACCTAAAACACACGTTCGACACAGccagctgccttctgggaccttcaGGATGCCATAACATGCCTTTGAACAAAGAAAAATAAGTCATGCATTCAAGTAAAGCATAAAACCTACATATTATTGTAGCTCCCCTGATTATGTGATGAATGAATGTATAGCCATGCAAACAAGACATTTCACCCCATTCAAAGTAAATAAAATAACACATTAGAAGAGTAACCAAAGGGAATGTTATATGACTTAACATGATACAAAAAAAGTTCCTTCGCTACTGCCGCAATAATTTAGGAACATTAATGTCTTTTACAAAGCAAGGGAAAAAAGATAAGGCCATATGGCCCTTAAGCATGTACTCCAGTCCTGCCAACAATTTATGTACACATTTAGCTGAATGACATTGCCGAGACATTGATTACACCAACTGCACATATGTGAGATCACCAGCAAAACATGATCCATGATGTTTAGGACACAGTGTTGTAGGAGTCTGGTATTTAAGTATCATAAATGTGTCGGTAAATGAACCAATATACAAGGTTCTAACCCATTACTCATAAGGTTTCCATAATTTTTAAAAGGCACCTCTGAATCACCTGGTGCACACAGATGTTGCAACTATCACAGAACACCATTTCATTGCCTTCCTCACTGTCTGGGGAGCGGCAAACATCACAGATGACATCCTCATCATATTCTATGCCCAGTCCTTCCTCTGTCTCTATTGCATGATTCATGTTTTCATGACAATGACGTTCCAGCACTTCTAAAGTCTTCTCCATAGTGTTCTCATCCACTGGAGTGCAACCTGTGGCAAAAAGAAACAGAAATGATTGGTTCACTGCTCAGCCAATAATAATCAAAGCAGTAAAAAGGGTGAGATTAGAATACATCTAATTATCAGGAATCTAAAGGAATGCAATAAAAATTCTGAGCTATCTAATTGCACTTTTCAAGAACAGTGGTGGACATTGCATAGAGCAGACCACTGCATTCATCAACTGTACTATAAGATAGGTCCCTAAGGGTATGAATATCTTATCTTTTATAATTATTCTTTTGAATTCTCCGTGTCCATATCGATTCTCAGGCCGATTACCTAAATTATTGTTAGAGATGGCCTCACTAGTGAACTACCAGTTATGTTGTACCAAATGTTAACTGCCAAAATCATACCTCTGTGGCTACCACTAGTTAATGCCCAGTATTACTGTTACTCTCTCTTGCTGTGGGAATCCTAGACAGGTGATAAACTACCATGAACATGAATGCTCTTGATAACACCCATAAACATGACTTAATCATAAAAATCAATGATCAGGAGTAGTAACCATAGGGAGTTTACGGCAGGGGAAACAGCTTCCCACAGAACTATTGGTCCAGTGTTAGCAGTGACAAGGTTTTAGTAGGGATGGACCGATATATTGGCCGCTGAAAATTATTGGCCGAAAATAGGGTTAGCAGTGTTTTGCTAATGAGTCCCGTTAATGGCCaccgaaaaatgtaaaaaagattttACCATGATTTTCATAGGTGATGTGAATCAAAAACTGCAAAATGGGTGCGTTTTTGAGGTGTTTTCAAAgcatttcatggggggggggggggtggtgttacTCTGCAACCGAagcgcaatggaccagtgtgaaggcATACATAGAATTTAgcgggatgcatttttcttgagtttttcgtgttttttttttaacgcaaaatcgCTTCAAAAATTACTTAAAAAGTCGAACatcattatatataaaaaaaacatttttgaaaaagtgtccaaaaaaacaaaaacacacacacctttGTGTCCCATACATACCCATATCTACAAGTTCAAGGTTGCACTCTTGAAGCCAAAAGAGGTCCATATCATCAAGGTCATATCGGCACATGCTTTCTGCTAGTTCCAGAATGTTTACATATCCTGGTTCTGATGGCTCCTGCCCTGAGCAATGGATGTACTTTCGTGGACGCGAGTACAGCACCTCTTTTACCTTATCAGCAATGACCCTGTAAATGAGATGCAAACGTTCATACTAGTATATTCAGCCTATATAAACACACAAGAAAGTATTGATATTTTTAGCTGAAAAAAATGCAAATTATGCAAGCtctcatttaaagcagaactttacctataacaatttgataaaaaataatgttctttagcaaggaacatatattccacGTTATTATGCTACCAATATCAGTGTGTTCTGTAAAATTGCCCCCAGCATTGCTTCAGGTACTACTTGCTGGAAActgacattttgcagaaacacagaTCCCCTGAGTAGCAGTAAATTTTTGGCTCAGATTtctggcacagtgcctaaaaatatagaaaaactgAGGCTGTGCAGAGCAGTGTGATACAATGCATTACTGGATTTTCAACAGattaggcacttatttttaatgttttacatagctacacctgcaaatgGGGTCAGCATGAAGTAAACTATCAGGAGTTCATTTTCTGACttttttccactttaaccacttccagaccccccacctcacaaatactgcggcagggcaggGTTAATGCATTAGATACAGTGGGTGCGCGCAAGCTAGTTCATGGGGCCAGCGGAGTCTATGTCTGCCGGCCATCCGCGGTCGCTgttgagaggcagaatggggatctgtaaacaaggcggatcgcagttctgacaggggaggagagagatcaactgttcctagtaatcaggaacagtgatctctccttactcccagtcagtccctgacagttagaaaacacctccctatggagcacttaaccctttgatcagtgttaactccttcccagccagtgtcatttatacagtgatcagtgcatttttatagcattgttcTGACCTGAGAGAAGGCTGTGGGATAGTTTCTGGATTAGCTGGAACTTGAACACCTTTTTCCCACTCCTGCTTCCAAGTGTCCACAAAATTGTAATATTCATCTTGGTTGACATGTTGAGAGTCTGGAATCTTCATTGCACTAATTAAGTCCTTTCTGAATACCTAAGACAATAAAAGACAAAGCGTTAATAAGTGAACAGCAATAAGACAGCATTATATAACAGATGCATAAAATCAGAAGGGTAAAAGGCACAGGTGTTTCTAATGGCAGCCTTTTAGAACAGAAAGGTAATTTTTCTAGTGACCAGTTTATAGAAATAATATATACCTGGATACAAGGCCTTCCTCCAGTTTCCATATATCACCATTATTAACAGATTGACAGCCATGTACTTATGTGGCTTAGTATTGGAATTTACAACACATATTCTTTACTTCCTATAGGTCGATAGAACAAATTGTTCCCAATTGGCAGCAACAATTGTCAAGTTTAACAAAAAGTATTGATATCTAaaaatgttaacttttttttttgttaaaagaaacctgaaaaaatataaaatcggTAGGTTGCCATTGTTGAGTTCTCCATTTGAAGCCTTGAATCAATATAACAATTAAAGTAACAAGACTGTTATCCACTGACCCAAGAGATGGAAGGCAGTCTATGAACCTAACTTTCCAAACACTTCAACAGCTGCATTCTTGTTTGAGGCCAGAGACAACCAGGAAACTACTATTGTCAGATCCTGGTCAGCAATAGCATGTTAGAACTAAAAAGTTTCTTTAAAACTGATGTTTGGGAAGCATGATGGCTTACAGTTAGAGCTCTGTTATTTCAGCGCTAGAACTTCATTATCCTGTTTTCACAAGAGACACTTTGCTTGTCGAGTCTGTACACTTTTCTTTG
This window contains:
- the JADE3 gene encoding protein Jade-3; this encodes MKRHRHLSSSDSSDNESPSTSFSSCFQENRNKSTYTNDEEKKSAEVFRKDLISAMKIPDSQHVNQDEYYNFVDTWKQEWEKGVQVPANPETIPQPSLRVIADKVKEVLYSRPRKYIHCSGQEPSEPGYVNILELAESMCRYDLDDMDLFWLQECNLELVDMGCTPVDENTMEKTLEVLERHCHENMNHAIETEEGLGIEYDEDVICDVCRSPDSEEGNEMVFCDSCNICVHQACYGILKVPEGSWLCRTCVLGIHPQCILCPKRGGAMKATRTGTKWAHVSCALWIPEVSIACPERMEPITKVSHIPPSRWALVCSLCKLKTGACIQCSVKSCITAFHVTCAFEHTLDMKTILDEGDEVKFKSYCLKHSKNKHCSEGEQEDSHKPVIDNRQSESEKTSLRAQKLKELEEEFYTMVNVDAVAAELGIPKLTVDLIYSFWLLKRKSNFNKPLVPPKEEEQEGLLQPKEDSIHTRMRMFMHLRQDLERVRNLCYMVNRREKLKLSHSKIHEQIFNLEVQLVNKELAGGQPLSSALENTLFYPPPRITLKLKMPKCPPADCKNSSVKTGSQSGLLVKKKSSSHSGSRVLQKGSSDPGTKYYTRHVSEQRSNGLLGTNNSRTDTQTPGSQKTSRVRSSGKPLSLQAVIHGQSSNGSGKVQHEPSKSKKSNGLLHGDKSQRDNSSQTLHSEESLCHLTSQSSFRKSSLDHFNRSFKEATNSLVRTMEDIQSCEKPQRRQSTKDRLWNKQPLECPSSVTPYQDNDGYCPDLELSDSEAESDENKDHIRVRRGNPSHESPSRDSKKSNRSRSKKNMIPHSSGQR